One window of Siniperca chuatsi isolate FFG_IHB_CAS linkage group LG19, ASM2008510v1, whole genome shotgun sequence genomic DNA carries:
- the tfr1b gene encoding transferrin receptor 1b isoform X2: protein MDRVRSAFNSMIKSERYSRFTLQPGEDGERHVEVKLSDDATEGEAGGSPSFRPAPLHQSRRTICYLVLGTLLLFLTGYLVGYISHRKPKVEQENCVTELGVENRLKTMPTVVAPAPQVELDWKDITQLLTQKLTSQAFDKTLRDFDLPRRSAGSEEDMSLAKRVFEEFRKVEMNPWTDIHYVQLQMPDSKSPNRVVFGSDVFEPTGYLAYSAPMKVEGKLVYGNYGRQEDLDVLQKKNVELIGSVLLLRTGKISFAEQVDNAATKGASAVLIYPDSEDFTYLADTALYGHVHLGSGDPYTPGFPSFNHTQFPPTQSSGLPKIPAQTITANMASTLLQKIGGPESDASSGFKGGFKSLAYSLGGSKNITVEVNNVLVNRKIPNVFGVIKGFTDPDRYVVLGAQRDAWGEGYAKATVGTSVLIELAKAVREMVENDGFRPRRSLVFASWSAGEYGSVGATEWLEGYMSSIDKSVVAYISLDGVVMGRGSFMASASPLLYSLLESTMKEVKSPLGSGTVYDLVGKSDWKAKALRPMSMDDPAYPFLAFSGIPSISFHFISTNIEAYPYYGTNLDNMDHLNYQTNHRTSEMTTVAAQFAGQMALRLVHNHLLSLDVSQYSSIIYKDVVQVNRHINQLSQSGQLKEVTPTWLNQARGSFQRAADSINSAIDNTDLNDKEACRILNDRIMRIEHTLLSPYVSPIETPFRHLLLGRGSHTLASIAKTTDRDQLHTQLALATWSLQGCADAMVGNIWDIDNEI, encoded by the exons ATGGATCGAGTGAGGTCTGCGTTTAACAGCATG ATTAAAAGTGAGCGGTACAGCAGGTTCACTCTGCAGCCGGGGGAGGATGGAGAAAGACACGTTGAGGTCAAACTGTCTGATGACGCCACAGAGGGCGAGGCAGGGGGTTCTCCGAGCTTCAGGCCAGCACCTCTGCATCAAAGCCGGCGTACCATTTGCTACCTGGTCCTGGGAACCCTGTTGCTATTTCTTACCG GCTACCTGGTTGGCTACATCAGCCACCGTAAACCTAAGGTGGAGCAGGAGAACTGTGTCACAGAGCTGGGCGTGGAAAATCGACTGAAAACAATGCCAACTGTTGTTGCACCAGCTCCTCAAGTTGAGCTGGACTGGAAGGACATCACCCAACTCCTCACGCAGAAACTCACCAGCCAGGCCTTTGACAAAACTCTGAG GGACTTTGATCTGCCCAGACGTTCAGCAGGAAGTGAGGAAGATATGAGTCTGGCAAAACGCGTCTTTGAAGAATTCAGGAAAGTGGAGATGAATCCCTGGACTGACATCCACTACGTTCAGCTGCAGATGCCAGATAG CAAGAGTCCAAACCGTGTCGTTTTTGGTTCAGATGTCTTCGAGCCTACGGGGTATCTGGCCTACAGTGCTCCTATGAAAGTTGAG gGGAAGTTGGTGTATGGCAACTACGGCCGTCAGGAGGATCTGGATGTTCTGCAGAAGAAGAACGTTGAGCTGATAGGCAGTGTGTTGCTGCTCCGAACTGGAAAGATCAGTTTTGCAGAGCAG GTGGATAATGCTGCCACAAAGGGGGCCTCTGCCGTTCTAATCTACCCTGACAGTGAAGATTTCACGTATCTAGCGGACACAGCACTCTACGGACAT GTCCATCTGGGTTCAGGCGACCCCTACACCCCTGGATTCCCCTCCTTCAACCATACCCAGTTCCCCCCTACTCAATCGTCTGGCCTCCCCAAAATCCCAGCCCAGACCATCACCGCCAACATGGCTTCAACTCTTCTACA GAAAATCGGCGGCCCTGAATCAGATGCAAGCAGTGGTTTTAAAGGTGGCTTCAAGTCACTGGCTTACAGTCTGGGAGGCAGCAAGAACATCACAGTCGAGGTGAACAACGTGCTGGTCAACAGGAAGATCCCCAATGTGTTTGGAGTCATCAAAGGATTCACTGATCCTG ATCGCTACGTTGTACTGGGAGCTCAGAGAGACGCCTGGGGTGAAGGTTATGCCAAAGCCACTGTTGGCACCTCCGTTCTGATAGAGCTGGCCAAGGCTGTTCGCGAGATGGTGGAGAACG ATGGGTTTAGGCCCAGAAGAAGCCTGGTGTTTGCAAGCTGGAGTGCTGGAGAGTACGGAAGTGTTGGTGCCACCGAGTGGTTGGAG GGTTATATGTCCTCTATTGACAAAAGTGTTGTCGCCTACATAAGCCTGGATGGAGTGGTCATGG GTCGTGGGAGCTTTATGGCCTCAGCAAGTCCGCTGCTCTACAGCCTCCTCGAGAGCACGATGAAAGAG GTGAAGAGTCCTCTTGGTTCTGGCACTGTGTACGATCTGGTGGGAAAAAGTGACTGGAAGGCCAAAGC ACTGAGGCCGATGTCAATGGACGACCCTGCCTATCCCTTCCTGGCCTTCTCTGGaattccctccatctctttccaCTTCATCTCTACCAAT ATTGAAGCCTACCCTTACTACGGCACCAACCTGGACAACATGGATCACCTGAATTACCAAACAAATCATCGCACCAGTGAAATGACAACGGTGGCGGCGCAGTTTGCTGGCCAGATGGCTCTGCGACTGGTCCACAACCACCTGCTCAGCCTGGATGTGAGCCAATACAGCAGCATCATCTACAAGGATGTGGTCCAGGTCAACAGACACATCAACCAGCTCTCACAG TCTGGTCAGCTGAAGGAAGTGACTCCCACCTGGCTAAACCAAGCACGAGGCTCCTTCCAGCGAGCTGCTGACAGCATCAACAGTGCCATCGATAACACGGACTTAAACGACAAGGAGGCCTGTCGGATCCTCAATGACAGGATCATGAGG ATTGAGCACACCCTCCTCTCTCCGTACGTGTCCCCCATTGAGACTCCGTTCCGTCACCTCCTGCTGGGTCGGGGCTCCCACACTTTGGCATCCATCGCCAAGACCACCGACAGGGATCAGCTCCACACCCAGCTGGCCCTGGCCACCTGGAGCCTGCAGGGATGTGCCGATGCCATGGTGGGCAACATCTGGGACATCGACAACGAAATCTAA
- the tfr1b gene encoding transferrin receptor 1b isoform X1 — protein sequence MTYAEVPLPYKDTAEKKPPSKKTQGDLAALRITATMDRVRSAFNSMIKSERYSRFTLQPGEDGERHVEVKLSDDATEGEAGGSPSFRPAPLHQSRRTICYLVLGTLLLFLTGYLVGYISHRKPKVEQENCVTELGVENRLKTMPTVVAPAPQVELDWKDITQLLTQKLTSQAFDKTLRDFDLPRRSAGSEEDMSLAKRVFEEFRKVEMNPWTDIHYVQLQMPDSKSPNRVVFGSDVFEPTGYLAYSAPMKVEGKLVYGNYGRQEDLDVLQKKNVELIGSVLLLRTGKISFAEQVDNAATKGASAVLIYPDSEDFTYLADTALYGHVHLGSGDPYTPGFPSFNHTQFPPTQSSGLPKIPAQTITANMASTLLQKIGGPESDASSGFKGGFKSLAYSLGGSKNITVEVNNVLVNRKIPNVFGVIKGFTDPDRYVVLGAQRDAWGEGYAKATVGTSVLIELAKAVREMVENDGFRPRRSLVFASWSAGEYGSVGATEWLEGYMSSIDKSVVAYISLDGVVMGRGSFMASASPLLYSLLESTMKEVKSPLGSGTVYDLVGKSDWKAKALRPMSMDDPAYPFLAFSGIPSISFHFISTNIEAYPYYGTNLDNMDHLNYQTNHRTSEMTTVAAQFAGQMALRLVHNHLLSLDVSQYSSIIYKDVVQVNRHINQLSQSGQLKEVTPTWLNQARGSFQRAADSINSAIDNTDLNDKEACRILNDRIMRIEHTLLSPYVSPIETPFRHLLLGRGSHTLASIAKTTDRDQLHTQLALATWSLQGCADAMVGNIWDIDNEI from the exons AATAACAGCAACAATGGATCGAGTGAGGTCTGCGTTTAACAGCATG ATTAAAAGTGAGCGGTACAGCAGGTTCACTCTGCAGCCGGGGGAGGATGGAGAAAGACACGTTGAGGTCAAACTGTCTGATGACGCCACAGAGGGCGAGGCAGGGGGTTCTCCGAGCTTCAGGCCAGCACCTCTGCATCAAAGCCGGCGTACCATTTGCTACCTGGTCCTGGGAACCCTGTTGCTATTTCTTACCG GCTACCTGGTTGGCTACATCAGCCACCGTAAACCTAAGGTGGAGCAGGAGAACTGTGTCACAGAGCTGGGCGTGGAAAATCGACTGAAAACAATGCCAACTGTTGTTGCACCAGCTCCTCAAGTTGAGCTGGACTGGAAGGACATCACCCAACTCCTCACGCAGAAACTCACCAGCCAGGCCTTTGACAAAACTCTGAG GGACTTTGATCTGCCCAGACGTTCAGCAGGAAGTGAGGAAGATATGAGTCTGGCAAAACGCGTCTTTGAAGAATTCAGGAAAGTGGAGATGAATCCCTGGACTGACATCCACTACGTTCAGCTGCAGATGCCAGATAG CAAGAGTCCAAACCGTGTCGTTTTTGGTTCAGATGTCTTCGAGCCTACGGGGTATCTGGCCTACAGTGCTCCTATGAAAGTTGAG gGGAAGTTGGTGTATGGCAACTACGGCCGTCAGGAGGATCTGGATGTTCTGCAGAAGAAGAACGTTGAGCTGATAGGCAGTGTGTTGCTGCTCCGAACTGGAAAGATCAGTTTTGCAGAGCAG GTGGATAATGCTGCCACAAAGGGGGCCTCTGCCGTTCTAATCTACCCTGACAGTGAAGATTTCACGTATCTAGCGGACACAGCACTCTACGGACAT GTCCATCTGGGTTCAGGCGACCCCTACACCCCTGGATTCCCCTCCTTCAACCATACCCAGTTCCCCCCTACTCAATCGTCTGGCCTCCCCAAAATCCCAGCCCAGACCATCACCGCCAACATGGCTTCAACTCTTCTACA GAAAATCGGCGGCCCTGAATCAGATGCAAGCAGTGGTTTTAAAGGTGGCTTCAAGTCACTGGCTTACAGTCTGGGAGGCAGCAAGAACATCACAGTCGAGGTGAACAACGTGCTGGTCAACAGGAAGATCCCCAATGTGTTTGGAGTCATCAAAGGATTCACTGATCCTG ATCGCTACGTTGTACTGGGAGCTCAGAGAGACGCCTGGGGTGAAGGTTATGCCAAAGCCACTGTTGGCACCTCCGTTCTGATAGAGCTGGCCAAGGCTGTTCGCGAGATGGTGGAGAACG ATGGGTTTAGGCCCAGAAGAAGCCTGGTGTTTGCAAGCTGGAGTGCTGGAGAGTACGGAAGTGTTGGTGCCACCGAGTGGTTGGAG GGTTATATGTCCTCTATTGACAAAAGTGTTGTCGCCTACATAAGCCTGGATGGAGTGGTCATGG GTCGTGGGAGCTTTATGGCCTCAGCAAGTCCGCTGCTCTACAGCCTCCTCGAGAGCACGATGAAAGAG GTGAAGAGTCCTCTTGGTTCTGGCACTGTGTACGATCTGGTGGGAAAAAGTGACTGGAAGGCCAAAGC ACTGAGGCCGATGTCAATGGACGACCCTGCCTATCCCTTCCTGGCCTTCTCTGGaattccctccatctctttccaCTTCATCTCTACCAAT ATTGAAGCCTACCCTTACTACGGCACCAACCTGGACAACATGGATCACCTGAATTACCAAACAAATCATCGCACCAGTGAAATGACAACGGTGGCGGCGCAGTTTGCTGGCCAGATGGCTCTGCGACTGGTCCACAACCACCTGCTCAGCCTGGATGTGAGCCAATACAGCAGCATCATCTACAAGGATGTGGTCCAGGTCAACAGACACATCAACCAGCTCTCACAG TCTGGTCAGCTGAAGGAAGTGACTCCCACCTGGCTAAACCAAGCACGAGGCTCCTTCCAGCGAGCTGCTGACAGCATCAACAGTGCCATCGATAACACGGACTTAAACGACAAGGAGGCCTGTCGGATCCTCAATGACAGGATCATGAGG ATTGAGCACACCCTCCTCTCTCCGTACGTGTCCCCCATTGAGACTCCGTTCCGTCACCTCCTGCTGGGTCGGGGCTCCCACACTTTGGCATCCATCGCCAAGACCACCGACAGGGATCAGCTCCACACCCAGCTGGCCCTGGCCACCTGGAGCCTGCAGGGATGTGCCGATGCCATGGTGGGCAACATCTGGGACATCGACAACGAAATCTAA